One stretch of Gouania willdenowi chromosome 16, fGouWil2.1, whole genome shotgun sequence DNA includes these proteins:
- the LOC114477481 gene encoding tumor necrosis factor receptor superfamily member 5 isoform X2: MICTDKDKYLSKAGICCDRCPAGEHVKTECTGTRATECAVCGRDLYTATVNHLLKCHVCKDCSLKNNKRTLDHCSSKKDTVCECVTGFYCNNDDCDHCQPVDRCLPGEGVKLPATRTNNTVCAPCVNGSFSNVTDFTSPCKAHTRCEEYGRLLKTQGSPKADSVCGNFKSYCSWMLPAGLWSGLVVTIIIVLVFILWRAKRKHYKTERSSPAAVKEIISTSPLTPLNSVSHCCNSCTKDEDDVLLSCAVHERLNTIPAKCLPMASASPADFKRTNKEEGCCDVLKSHSEPQEDEWCGKSP, translated from the exons ATGATTTGCACAGACAAGGATAAGTACTTAAGTAAAGCTGGGATCTGCTGTGATCGCTGTCCTGCAG GAGAGCACGTAAAGACAGAGTGCACTGGCACTAGGGCCACAGAGTGTGCTGTGTGTGGCCGAGATCTCTACACGGCTACAGTAAATCACTTATTAAAATGCCATGTGTGCAAGGACTGTAGTCTca aaaacaacaaaagaactcTGGATCACTGTTCATCCAAAAAGGAtacagtgtgtgagtgtgtgacagGTTTCTATTGTAATAATGACGACTGTGACCACTGTCAGCCTGTGGATCGCTGCCTTCCGGGTGAAGGAGTCAAACTTCCAG ccaCGCGCACAAATAACACAGTATGTGCACCATGTGTGAATGGGTCCTTTAGCAACGTCACAGATTTCACTTCACCCTGTAAAGCACACACAAg ATGTGAGGAATATGGAAGGCTCTTAAAAACTCAGGGAAGCCCGAAAGCTGATTCTGTCTGCGGGAACTTCAAATCTT ATTGTTCATGGATGCTGCCAGCAGGCCTGTGGTCAGGACTGGTTGTGACCATAATTATCGTGCTGGTTTTTATCTTGTGGCGAGCAAAAcgtaaacattacaaaacag AGCGCTCCAGTCCAGCTGCTGTGAAGGAGATCATCTCTACATCTCCTCTCACTCCACTCAACAGTGTTTCTCACTGCTGTAACAGCTGCACCAAGGATGAAG ATGACGTCCTGCTCAGTTGTGCTGTACATGAGAGGCTAAACACCATTCCTGCTAAATGTCTACCAATGGCCTCTGCTTCACCTGCTGACTTCAAACGCACCAATAAAGAAGAAGGATGCTGTGACGTCCTGAAGTCACACTCAGAGCCCCAGGAGGACGAATGGTGCGGGAAATCCCCGTAA
- the rbp5 gene encoding retinol-binding protein 5 has product MAKPDYTGTYHMVEHQNMDSYLTALDINFALRKIVCLLKPTKEITHDVATGAMKIKTLTTFKNFLMDFTIGTEFTEDLGPVDGRTCQTTVSWEGDKLVCVQRGEKEGRGWTHWLDGDELHLEMRVQGVVAKQLFKKAS; this is encoded by the exons ATGGCCAAGCCCGACTACACAGGCACCTATCACATGGTGGAGCACCAGAATATGGACTCCTACCTCACAGCTTTAG ATATCAATTTTGCCCTGAGGAAGATTGTGTGTCTTTTGAAGCCCACCAAAGAAATCACCCATGACGTTGCCACAGGAGCCATGAAAATCAAAACCCTTACCACCTTCAAGAACTTCTTAATGGATTTTACTATAGGGACAGAGTTCACCGAGGACCTGGGACCAGTGGACGGCCGGACCTGTCAG ACGACGGTGAGCTGGGAAGGAGACAAGCTGGTCTGTGTACAGCGGGGCGAGAAAGAGGGGCGAGGCTGGACACACTGGCTGGATGGAGACGAGCTGCATTTG GAGATGCGAGTTCAAGGCGTGGTTGCCAAGCAACTCTTCAAGAAGGCGAGTTGA
- the LOC114477481 gene encoding tumor necrosis factor receptor superfamily member 5 isoform X1 — translation MICTDKDKYLSKAGICCDRCPAGEHVKTECTGTRATECAVCGRDLYTATVNHLLKCHVCKDCSLKNNKRTLDHCSSKKDTVCECVTGFYCNNDDCDHCQPVDRCLPGEGVKLPATRTNNTVCAPCVNGSFSNVTDFTSPCKAHTRCEEYGRLLKTQGSPKADSVCGNFKSYCSWMLPAGLWSGLVVTIIIVLVFILWRAKRKHYKTERSSPAAVKEIISTSPLTPLNSVSHCCNSCTKDEGKICTFNTDDVLLSCAVHERLNTIPAKCLPMASASPADFKRTNKEEGCCDVLKSHSEPQEDEWCGKSP, via the exons ATGATTTGCACAGACAAGGATAAGTACTTAAGTAAAGCTGGGATCTGCTGTGATCGCTGTCCTGCAG GAGAGCACGTAAAGACAGAGTGCACTGGCACTAGGGCCACAGAGTGTGCTGTGTGTGGCCGAGATCTCTACACGGCTACAGTAAATCACTTATTAAAATGCCATGTGTGCAAGGACTGTAGTCTca aaaacaacaaaagaactcTGGATCACTGTTCATCCAAAAAGGAtacagtgtgtgagtgtgtgacagGTTTCTATTGTAATAATGACGACTGTGACCACTGTCAGCCTGTGGATCGCTGCCTTCCGGGTGAAGGAGTCAAACTTCCAG ccaCGCGCACAAATAACACAGTATGTGCACCATGTGTGAATGGGTCCTTTAGCAACGTCACAGATTTCACTTCACCCTGTAAAGCACACACAAg ATGTGAGGAATATGGAAGGCTCTTAAAAACTCAGGGAAGCCCGAAAGCTGATTCTGTCTGCGGGAACTTCAAATCTT ATTGTTCATGGATGCTGCCAGCAGGCCTGTGGTCAGGACTGGTTGTGACCATAATTATCGTGCTGGTTTTTATCTTGTGGCGAGCAAAAcgtaaacattacaaaacag AGCGCTCCAGTCCAGCTGCTGTGAAGGAGATCATCTCTACATCTCCTCTCACTCCACTCAACAGTGTTTCTCACTGCTGTAACAGCTGCACCAAGGATGAAGGCAAAATATGCACTTTTAACACCG ATGACGTCCTGCTCAGTTGTGCTGTACATGAGAGGCTAAACACCATTCCTGCTAAATGTCTACCAATGGCCTCTGCTTCACCTGCTGACTTCAAACGCACCAATAAAGAAGAAGGATGCTGTGACGTCCTGAAGTCACACTCAGAGCCCCAGGAGGACGAATGGTGCGGGAAATCCCCGTAA